In Candidatus Eisenbacteria bacterium, the genomic window GACTGGCTCAGGCGGAAGCGGGCGGCGGTGGCACCGCGCGGTGGTCGCCGGGCGGCGCGCGCGAAGGCGGCGGGCGTCGCCGTCGCCCCCCGACGCGCGAGCTTCAAGGAGAAGCGCGAGCTGGGCGAACTGCCGGCGCGAATCGAGCAACTCGAAGCGCGCAAACGGCAGCTGTTCGAACGGATGGCTTCACCCGAGTTCTACTCGGCACCCGGGCCCGAGATCGCGAAAGCGAAATCGCAAGTCGCGGCGATCGAGGCGGAGCTGCAAGAGGCACTCGCGCGCTGGGTCGAGCTGGAGGCGCTGGCGAGCGGCGACTAGTTCGCGCCGTCCGACGACTCGCTGCGCTTTCGCTACTCCTTCGCCACCCGGATCTCGGCAGTCAGCGGCTCTCCGGCTTTCGCGCCGCCCTCGATCGAGATCGAACCGGTCCACGGCTTGCCGTCGCGGCCCGTGAAGCGCCACTCGCTGCGCGAACCGGTCGCTTTGGCGGCCGAGGCCCCCGCGCGAGCGCGCTTAGACCACCCCGCCTTCTCGAGCGCCCGCTCGGCGCGCTGCGTGAACTCGACGCGCGTGATCTTGAGCTTGCCCTTCACACTCGCGTGCCACTGACGCGTGTCGCCTTCGGTGCGGACGAGCTCCCAGTCTCCGGTCTCGCTGAGCCCCAGCTCCGGGATCTCGCCGTCGGCGAGTGCCCCGCGCGCAAGGCGCGGCTCCGGCTGCCAGTCGTACTCCTCTCCCAATGCGACGGCCTGCGCGTAGCCGGTGCCGAACAGGCGCGCGATGACGTGCAGCGCGCCGTCCATGCCGGCCGAAAGGCCGCCGGTGGTGATGAGATTGCCGTTGTCGACGTAGCGCTGGTCGCGCACCACTTTGAGCTTCGGAAACTCGCGACCGAGCCGCTCGAGATTGCCGTACGTCGTGGTCGCGGAGCGGCCATCGAGCAGCCCGGTGCTGGCCAGGATGAACGCGCCGTTGCAAACCGACATCGTGATCGCGTCGCGCGACGAGACTCGCTTGATGTAGTCGAGCGTCGCCGAGTGCTTGCGGACGTCCGAGACGTGGCCGCCGGGAATCACCAGCACGTCCGCCTTGGGGGCACTCGTGAACGAATGACGCGGCACCACGGTGAGTCCCATCGCGGTGGTGACCGGCCTGGTGCTCGCGGCAACCGTGAACACGTCGCAGTTCGCCGCCCCGAACATCTCGTAGGGTCCCGCGAAGTCGAGGATCTCGGCGCCTTCGAATACCAGGATCGCGATCTGGTAGCGCGTGGTCGGCGGCGCCGCGGCAGCCGGTCGAGCGGTGGCCGGGAACAGCGTGGCGAGCGCCAGCACCGCGACGCGTGCCAGCACCGCGACGCGCGCGAACGGCTTGAAACTGCGT contains:
- a CDS encoding DJ-1/PfpI family protein, producing the protein MNASARFRARSLRSFKPFARVAVLARVAVLALATLFPATARPAAAAPPTTRYQIAILVFEGAEILDFAGPYEMFGAANCDVFTVAASTRPVTTAMGLTVVPRHSFTSAPKADVLVIPGGHVSDVRKHSATLDYIKRVSSRDAITMSVCNGAFILASTGLLDGRSATTTYGNLERLGREFPKLKVVRDQRYVDNGNLITTGGLSAGMDGALHVIARLFGTGYAQAVALGEEYDWQPEPRLARGALADGEIPELGLSETGDWELVRTEGDTRQWHASVKGKLKITRVEFTQRAERALEKAGWSKRARAGASAAKATGSRSEWRFTGRDGKPWTGSISIEGGAKAGEPLTAEIRVAKE